ACCGGCACGGTGATGGTGCGGGGCCGCGCCGGGGGAACCGGGGCCGCGTTCAATCTGGGCGAGATGACGGTGACACGCGCCTCGGTCCGGCTGACGGAAAGCGGCACTGTGGGGCATGGTTATGTGCAGGGCCGCGACAAGGCTCATGCGCTGCGGGCTGCCGTGGCGGATGCGATGGGGCAGGACGATGCGTCCCTGCTGGAAACGAAGGTGCTTGACCCCCTGCGGAAAGACGAAACCGCCCGCCGCGCCGCCATCGCCGCCGAGGCAGCTAAAACCCGCGTCGAATTCTTC
This sequence is a window from Paracoccus aerodenitrificans. Protein-coding genes within it:
- the phnG gene encoding phosphonate C-P lyase system protein PhnG; the encoded protein is MSPDNPPEFRREALGLLARAPVARLAELLPDLPDHQPLRAAETGTVMVRGRAGGTGAAFNLGEMTVTRASVRLTESGTVGHGYVQGRDKAHALRAAVADAMGQDDASLLETKVLDPLRKDETARRAAIAAEAAKTRVEFFTLVRGEDE